The Hyphococcus flavus genome contains a region encoding:
- a CDS encoding lipopolysaccharide biosynthesis protein — MSDPANVGGAQSLTTRVAHGAAWIMGAGLFARLIGALNTIIVARLLVPEDIGIVATATIAMQLLQGVSDIGVAQAVVKFRDADRDDLDTLFTFSLIRGVIIAAILFTAAPFAADFYGDPRLFWAFSGIALFPVLLGLVNPKFYEFERDLKFSREFIVVIVNRLVGVAVSLSIAIIFRTYWAIILGLIAGGVVQAVLSYGLRPYAPRFSLKSFRKLIGFSGWLGGVSFMAALNNKLDVPIVSRLVGTSGGGAYFLGFQLSEMVAGQIAMPMTRAIFPGLSEMQGDAARMRGAFLRGVEALGAFAMPAAFGLGFVATDFTYVLLGDKWSAAVPVITFLAPVVGLQSLFFATQAYAVALGLTRLVFLRELVFFVVRTPIFIWAVLAHGLTGGVIAAAGAGLFHVVLNLVLYARASHRGFWEPLLAARRSLSAIAAMAVWFLVLRPNFSSFQEMSALLRLLADVLAGAVIYISAIYGLWRLEGRPEGIEEKISTYLGSIRNRISAN, encoded by the coding sequence CCGGCGAATGTTGGCGGTGCTCAGTCCCTGACGACGCGGGTCGCTCATGGTGCGGCCTGGATAATGGGGGCGGGGTTATTTGCGCGCCTCATCGGGGCGCTCAATACGATTATCGTCGCTCGGCTGCTCGTGCCGGAAGATATAGGCATCGTCGCCACCGCGACTATCGCGATGCAGCTCCTTCAGGGAGTGTCAGACATCGGCGTTGCTCAGGCGGTCGTGAAGTTTCGCGATGCGGACCGTGACGATCTCGACACGTTATTCACGTTCTCACTCATCAGAGGCGTGATCATTGCTGCGATTTTGTTTACAGCGGCGCCGTTCGCGGCAGATTTTTACGGCGATCCCAGATTATTTTGGGCGTTTTCAGGAATTGCGCTTTTCCCTGTTCTCCTCGGCCTTGTTAATCCAAAATTTTATGAGTTCGAACGAGACCTAAAATTTTCTCGCGAGTTCATTGTCGTCATTGTCAACCGGCTTGTTGGCGTTGCCGTATCTTTGAGCATCGCCATTATTTTTCGGACTTACTGGGCGATCATATTAGGTCTGATTGCAGGTGGGGTCGTCCAGGCGGTATTATCGTATGGTTTGCGGCCATACGCGCCGAGGTTTTCTCTTAAATCTTTTCGTAAGCTGATCGGTTTTTCAGGCTGGCTAGGCGGCGTCAGCTTCATGGCGGCGCTTAATAATAAACTCGATGTTCCGATCGTCAGCCGCCTGGTTGGAACCAGCGGCGGCGGCGCCTATTTCCTCGGGTTTCAGTTATCCGAAATGGTTGCCGGGCAGATCGCCATGCCTATGACACGTGCAATCTTTCCGGGCCTCTCCGAGATGCAAGGGGACGCCGCCCGAATGCGCGGCGCATTTCTTCGCGGTGTCGAGGCGTTGGGCGCGTTCGCCATGCCTGCAGCGTTCGGCCTTGGTTTCGTGGCGACCGATTTCACTTATGTCTTGCTTGGCGACAAATGGAGCGCCGCTGTCCCCGTAATTACTTTTCTCGCGCCAGTCGTTGGTCTGCAGTCACTCTTTTTCGCCACGCAAGCCTACGCTGTTGCTCTTGGGCTTACGAGGCTTGTTTTCCTGCGGGAACTCGTATTCTTTGTGGTGAGGACGCCCATATTTATTTGGGCGGTGCTGGCTCACGGTCTGACAGGAGGCGTCATTGCCGCTGCTGGGGCCGGGCTTTTCCACGTTGTTCTAAATCTTGTACTTTATGCTCGGGCGAGCCATCGCGGCTTTTGGGAGCCGCTATTGGCGGCGCGCCGGTCGCTAAGCGCCATTGCCGCCATGGCGGTGTGGTTTTTAGTACTGCGGCCGAATTTCAGCAGTTTCCAGGAGATGTCTGCACTCTTGCGGCTTTTGGCAGATGTGTTGGCTGGCGCTGTTATATATATAAGTGCGATTTATGGCTTGTGGCGCCTCGAGGGGCGGCCAGAAGGCATCGAAGAAAAAATCAGCACCTACCTAGGATCAATCCGAAACCGCATTTCTGCAAATTAA